In Vigna angularis cultivar LongXiaoDou No.4 chromosome 8, ASM1680809v1, whole genome shotgun sequence, one DNA window encodes the following:
- the LOC108344144 gene encoding cytochrome P450 736A117 — protein MSTSLHENSSIWFFLPIATLIIFVLRTVIKCSHNFNSAMARKTLPPSPPKLPIIGNLHQLGTLTHRTLHSFAQTYGPLMLLHFGKVPVLVVSTAEAAREVMKTHDLVFSNRPHRKMFDIFLYDSKNVASAPYGNYWRQIRSIAVLHLLSAKKVQSFGAVREEEISIMMDKIKQCCCSVTPVNLTDLFSTVTNDIVCRAALGRRYSRREGSKFWEPMNEMMKLLGAPVIGDCIPWLDWVGRVNGMYGRAKRLAKQLDEFFDEVVDEHVSRRGYDVHGDDDDDDEQNDLVDILLRIQKKNALGFQIDKTIMKAIIQDMFAGGTETGSTSLGWIMTELLRHPNVMQKLKDEIRNVVNGRTRITDEDLNSMPYLKAVIKESFRLHPPAPLLLPRESMDDAKVMDYDIAAGTQVIVNAWAIARDPCYWEKPEEFEAERFLKSSIDVKGHDFEVIPFGAGRRGCPAMMFAMNMIELVIANLVHQFNWEVPGGVMGDQTLDMAEYAGLTCGRKFPLIAFASYQA, from the exons ATGTCAACTTCTCTGCATGAAAACTCTTCAATCTGGTTTTTCCTTCCAATCGCTACCTTAATCATCTTCGTTTTACGGACTGTCATCAAATGCAGTCATAATTTCAATTCTGCAATGGCCAGAAAAACCTTACCACCATCTCCTCCAAAGCTTCCAATAATAGGAAATCTCCACCAACTTGGCACTCTCACTCACCGCACTCTCCATTCCTTTGCCCAAACCTATGGCCCTTTAATGTTACTTCACTTTGGAAAGGTGCCAGTTCTTGTTGTCTCAACGGCCGAGGCAGCTCGTGAGGTTATGAAAACCCATGACCTTGTTTTCTCCAATAGACCACATCGTAAGATGTTTGATATCTTCTTGTACGATTCCAAAAATGTGGCATCTGCTCCATATGGCAACTACTGGAGGCAGATAAGGAGTATCGCTGTCTTGCATCTTCTCAGTGCAAAAAAGGTTCAATCCTTCGGTGCAGTGAGAGAAGAGGAAATCTCCATAATGATGGATAAGATTAAGCAGTGTTGTTGTTCTGTAACGCCTGTGAATTTAACTGATTTATTTTCTACGGTCACAAATGACATAGTGTGCAGAGCTGCTCTCGGAAGGAGATACAGCAGAAGAGAAGGGAGTAAGTTTTGGGAGCCAATGAATGAGATGATGAAGCTGTTGGGTGCTCCAGTTATAGGGGATTGTATACCTTGGCTTGATTGGGTGGGAAGAGTTAATGGAATGTATGGTAGGGCAAAGAGATTGGCTAAACAGCTTGATGAATTTTTTGATGAAGTTGTTGATGAGCATGTAAGTAGAAGAGGGTATGATGTgcatggtgatgatgatgatgacgatgaacAGAATGATTTGGTGGACATTTTGCTGAGGATCCAAAAGAAAAACGCCTTGGGGTTCCAGATTGATAAAACAATCATGAAGGCTATAATCCAG GATATGTTTGCCGGAGGCACTGAAACTGGCTCCACAAGCCTAGGATGGATAATGACAGAACTCTTGAGGCACCCAAATGTGATGCAGAAGCTAAAAGATGAGATAAGGAATGTGGTTAATGGTAGAACTCGCATAACTGATGAAGATTTAAACAGCATGCCTTATTTGAAAGCAGTGATTAAAGAAAGTTTTCGATTACATCCCCCAGCTCCCTTGTTGCTTCCAAGGGAATCCATGGATGATGCCAAAGTGATGGACTATGACATTGCAGCAGGCACACAAGTAATAGTTAATGCTTGGGCAATAGCAAGAGATCCTTGTTATTGGGAAAAACCTGAAGAGTTTGAAGCAGAGAGATTCTTAAAGAGTTCAATAGATGTGAAAGGACATGATTTTGAAGTGATACCATTTGGAGCAGGAAGAAGAGGTTGTCCAGCAATGATGTTTGCCATGAATATGATTGAGCTGGTCATAGCAAACCTTGTTCATCAGTTTAATTGGGAAGTGCCAGGTGGAGTAATGGGTGATCAGACACTGGACATGGCTGAATATGCAGGGTTGACATGTGGTAGAAAATTTCCTCTCATAGCATTTGCCTCTTACCAGGCATAA